A single window of Salvia splendens isolate huo1 chromosome 6, SspV2, whole genome shotgun sequence DNA harbors:
- the LOC121808844 gene encoding uncharacterized protein LOC121808844 — translation MDRPNTGGNRVQGGQAGWSSAPQGNWSSGGQSNWSSRQKEGDWRGYQHQILQYSNQGRQSSNQVVSYVPQYFQGNQQNHQFQSQPEQYGSSGFYQQGHGGGRFNQRNNRQQNEYPGDMTIPHQPNDAVREIQKTQREHRAALQMLTKQLSQVAISLGELRGNEGKIPATVQPLAGRENVNTVSLKSEGVYQSSTTSFPTPRISHNANSKSASDQVTAEEESYIRKQVAEKRRRIEAEEVTNMVRPGDLPPKRTDPGVFTLSISVRNVQIEHAMCDLGASINIMPYSIFKKLGNAKLVETNIEIQLADGSCIYPEGVLEDEVVKVNRFMYPADFFVIKMTEPGVEESIGILLGRPFLSTANTVIDVRQGIINLEFKGERFTVEINKAAKRL, via the coding sequence atggatagaccaaacactggaggaaACAGAGTGCAAGGGGGTcaggcaggttggtcaagtgcccctcaagggaactggtctaGCGGAGGACAATCCAATTGGTCAAGCCGACAAAAGGAAGGAGACTGGAGAGGATACCAACACCAAATCCTCCAGTAtagcaaccagggaaggcaGTCAAGTAACCAAGTGGTGAGTTATGTTCCACAGTACTTCCAAGGGAACCAACAAAACCACCAGTTCCAGAGccaaccagagcagtatggaTCGTCCGGTTTCTATCAGCAAGGTcatggaggaggccgatttaatcagagaaataacaggcagcaaaatgaATATCCAGGGGATATGACGATTCCACATCAACCCAATGATGCGGTGCGTGAAATACAGAAAACCCAGAGGGAACATAGGGCTGCATTACAGATGCTTACCAAGCAGTTATCTCAAGTCGCCATATCGCTGGGCGAGCTGAGaggtaatgaaggaaagattccggctacagtgcaaCCACTAGCAGGGCGGGAAAACGTCAACACAGTGTCcctgaaatcagaaggagtttatcaaagCTCAACTACAAGTTTTCCGACACCCAGGATCAGTCataatgcaaactctaaatccGCCTCTGATCAAGTCACAGCGGAGGAAGAATCTTACATCCGAAAACAGGTTGCTGAAAAGAGAAGGAGGATCGAAGCAGAAGAAGTGACCAATATGGTCCGACCTGGTGATCTTCCCCCCAAGAgaactgacccaggggtatttacgctcTCAATCTCCGTCAGAAACGTCCAAAtagagcacgcaatgtgcgacctaggggcctCCATTAATATTATGCCATACTCTATATTCAAGAAGCTGGGGAATGCCAAGCTCGTCGAAACTAATATCGAAATACAGTTAGCAGACGGAtcttgcatttaccccgagggagttctggaagatgaggTCGTCAAGGTAAACAGATTCATGTATCCTGCGGATTTCTTTGTTATAAAGATGACGGAACCAGGAGTGGAGGAGTCTATTGGAATCCTcttggggagacctttcttaTCCACCGCCAACACGGTCATTGACGTTCGCCAGGGAATAATTAATTTGGAGTTTAAAGGAGAGCGGTTTACAGTCGAAATTAATAAAGCTGCAAAACGGTTGTAG